A window from Chelmon rostratus isolate fCheRos1 chromosome 13, fCheRos1.pri, whole genome shotgun sequence encodes these proteins:
- the si:dkey-67c22.2 gene encoding serine/arginine repetitive matrix protein 2 yields MECAVDIPSGEEEAPEKDDMKSKEGNEPTHKKNKKHRKHKSKKKKRRRKGEKESSSESGADSDVEPPPPRPVRTTRASARLAAAAGAGDHTGLKEEGKRDVITDRLDTEGDAKSKKHKRHAAKKKKKKRKKDEKQEKKSPSHSPSESSSASGSDSEGEGGKGAGDGKYSPATASDLQEPVSKLILKSKRGEEKGLPILTQKPELLGVKKEEVSDMDVSPSGEKGGNTNGSEKDIRSPSAGQDEITETATIKGKTESSHTDGAFSHAQELPDIIPKQEGATPRDDPGLKDQANSVQRAKVKECESSRSRSRSPSPCRDPDIKRSGSSHSLSPTPSPSRQQSDGQAAAAAAAAAAMKERSRTLSRSTSKGKRSTTPLKSRQPSRSQSRSQSPKSRRKPLSPSPKSTKRTSCQSRSTSRSLTPKKKVSKPPKKSKSPKRRRSSSSVSPKRHRSSHSPRRKVSRSPKRGGRRSPSLSRSPRRSRRSESRPRGGTRRSRTRSPRRGGAVGRRSRSRSITRTRRSHSRSRRPVRRSGSRSLARRGGGRRSRSRSLSRRRRSPPPRSRRSRSRSVRRSRRTRSRSIVVLKRNRRSRSRSARKRTKSRTPPSRRRSTSRSPVRRRSRSPGRRNRSPPRAGKRSKSRSLSRRHRSKSRSPLPSKRRSKSPRKSGRRSKSKSVSAGVNRSKSRSRSVSSGGGSESSSPARSTSSSPVKEKRLSTPQAEQTASGESAGLSATTGAWKPVPSAATSSPHAGSSSEKLQPQTLAPNDDKEQKERASSANERDVSKSRSGSREPGTSPERSDRSEGSDEEEESSSPVATLLRLLSSSGSASPGAQKKRLSRSRSPADRRKLSRSTSLPRRSTSKSASRKKQSRSKSPVRKRESVRRSKSRSPARRRRSRSAARRKRSCSKSRTRVRRSKSRSPTRKRRSRSPNARGRRRSKSTDRSKRSKSRSTGRRKRSRSGERSRRSRSRSSDRRRRSRSRGRGRRPAFRSRSFDRRDRWKREPSHSPVLILRKQRRSGSRTRRSTSKTPPRLTELDKDQLLEIAKANAAAMCAKAGVPIPESLRPKAILQLPLPTPSPAPLSLPLPLPLPMGMGMPNMPNMPNMGPMGIPNIPGMPSMSNITMSAAMASMTAATMTAALTNMGALAAMPPLAPLPTITNKPPPCLAPPTPTLNLDHIEEAKRKVTQQANIHTIKELTEKCKMIANSKEEMAIAKPHVSDDES; encoded by the exons ATGGAATGTGCTGTGGACATTCCCTCAG gtgaggaagaggcACCTGAGAAAGATGACATGAAGTCCAAGGAAGGAAATGAGCCAAcccacaagaaaaacaaaaagcacagaaaacacaagagcaagaagaagaagaggaggaggaagggggaaaaGGAAAGCAGTTCAGAATCTGGTGCTGATTCAGATGTAGAACCACCACCTCCGAGACCAGTCAGGACCACCAGAGCCAG TGCCAGactggcagcagctgcaggagctggagatcATACTGGGCTGAAGGAAGAGGGCAAAAGGGATGTAATTACAG ATCGCTTAGACACAGAAGGAGATGCAAAATCCaagaaacacaaaagacatgctgccaagaagaagaaaaagaagaggaagaaagatgaaaagcaggaaaagaaatctccctctcactccccATCTGAAAGCAGCTCAGCTTCAGGTTCTGATTCTGAAGGTGAAGGAGGTAAAGGGGCTGGTGATGGCAAATATTCTCCAGCTACAGCATCTGACCTGCAAGAACCAGTGTCCAAGCTGATTCTGAAAAGCAAAcgaggggaggagaaggggctTCCCATCCTCACACAGAAACCTGAACTGCTCGGggtgaagaaagaggaggtaTCAGATATGGATGTGTCCCCATCTGGAGAGAAGGGTGGCAACACCAACGGATCAGAAAAGGATATAAGGTCACCCTCTGCAGGCCAAGATGAGATAACAGAGACAGCAACAATTAAGGGTAAGACAGAGAGTAGTCATACTGATGGTGCATTCAGCCATGCCCAGGAACTCCCTGACATCATCCCTAAACAGGAAGGTGCTACACCAAGAGATGACCCAGGCCTGAAAGATCAGGCCAATTCAGTTCAGAGGGCAAAGGTCAAGGAATGCGAATCCTCCAGGTCTAGGTCTAGGTCCCCTTCCCCTTGCAGGGACCCAGACATTAAGAGGTCTGGGTCAAGTCACAGTCTATCACCAACACCTAGTCCCAGTAGACAGCAGTCTGATggtcaagcagcagcagcagcagcagcagcagcagcaatgaaaGAGCGGTCAAGAACCCTTTCCAGGTCAACCTCAAAGGGAAAACGTTCTACAACTCCTCTAAAGAGTCGTCAGCCATCACGCTCTCAGTCCCGCTCTCAGTCCCCTAAATCTAGGAGGAAGCCACTCTCTCCATCCCCAAAGTCAACCAAGAGAACTAGCTGTCAGTCCCGATCCACCTCTCGCTCCCTCACCCCCAAGAAGAAGGTGTCAAAGCCTCCAAAGAAGTCCAAGTCTCCTAAACGTCGGAGGAGTTCATCGTCTGTTTCCCCAAAGCGACACAGAAGTTCCCACTCTCCAAGAAGAAAGGTGTCACGATCCCCTAAACGTGGTGGCCGCAggtccccctctctctctcggtctccAAGGAGAAGTCGAAGGTCAGAGTCACGTCCCCGTGGAGGCACTAGGCGTTCCAGGACCCGCTCACCTAGACGAGGTGGTGCAGTTGGCAGGCGTTCACGGTCACGTTCCATCACGAGAACCCGTCGTTCCCACTCTAGATCAAGACGCCCTGTTCGTCGGTCTGGGTCGCGGTCACTGGCAAGGCGTGGAGGAGGCAGGCGCTCAAGGAGTCGATCTCTATCTCGACGTAGGAGATCACCACCCCCCAGATCCCGCCGCTCACGCTCCCGGTCAGTCCGCAGGAGCAGGCGGACAAGATCTCGTTCCATTGTAGTCCTTAAGCGCAACCGTCGCTCCAGATCCAGGAGTGCCCGCAAACGGACCAAATCCAGGACCCCACCTTCTCGGCGACGGTCTACGTCTCGTTCACCAGTCAGACGGCGCTCTCGTTCCCCTGGCAGGAGAAATCGTTCTCCACCAAGGGCTGGCAAACGCTCCAAATCTCGCTCATTGTCTCGAAGGCATCGGTCAAAGTCACGCTCACCACTACCTAGCAAGAGGAGGTCCAAATCTCCCAGGAAGAGTGGAAGAAGGTCAAAGTCTAAATCCGTCTCTGCAGGCGTGAACAGATCTaagtccaggtccaggtctgTGTCAAGTGGTGGTGGGTCTGAGAGCTCCTCCCCAGCCAGatccacatcctcctctcctgttaAAGAGAAGAGGCTTTCCACTCCTCAGGCAGAGCAAACAGCATCTGGAGAAAGTGCAGGACTTTCAGCTACAACAG GTGCGTGGAAACCTGTACCTTCAGCAGCTACCTCCAGCCCCCATGCTGGAAGCTCCTCAGAAAAGTTGCAGCCTCAGACGCTTGCCCCCAACGATGACAAGGAACAGAAGGAGCGTGCAAGCTCGGCCAATGAACGAGATGTTTCCAAGTCCAGGTCTGGTTCCAGAGAGCCTGGCACTAGCCCAGAAAGATCAGATCGTTCAGAAGGctcagatgaagaagaggagtcTTCCTCTCCTGTTGCAACCCTCCTCAGGCTCCTCAGCTCCTCGGGTTCGGCATCTCCAGGAGCACAGAAGAAGCGGCTGTCCAGGTCACGCTCACCTGCGGATCGCAGGAAACTTTCACGCTCAACTTCGTTGCCTCGGCGTTCTACATCCAAGTCTGCATCCAGGAAGAAGCAGTCTag GTCCAAGTCTccagtgagaaaaagagaatcTGTGCGACGGTCTAAATCTCGGAGTCCTGCCCGGCGCCGGCGGTCACGCTCTGCTGCACGGCGTAAGCGGTCATGCTCCAAGTCGCGGACGAGAGTTCGCCGGTCCAAGTCCCGCTCTCCAACCCGCAAGAGGAGATCTCGTTCACCCAACGCCCGTGGGAGGAGGAGGTCCAAGTCCACAGACAGAAGCAAGCGATCCAAGAGCCGCTCCACAGGCCGGAGGAAAAGGTCCAGGTCAGGAGAACGAAGCAGGCGATCAAGGTCTCGTTCTTCTGATCGCAGACGCAGGTCTAGGTCAAGGGGCCGAGGGAGGCGTCCGGCATTTCGCAGCCGTTCTTTCGATAGACGGGACAGGTGGAAAAGGGAACCTAGCCACTCTCCAGTTCTCATTCTCCGCAAACAGCGCCGCTCAGGGTCCCGGACACGACGCAGCACCAGCAAGACTCCTCCACGGCTCACTGAACTGG ATAAGGACCAGTTACTGGAGATAGCCAAAGCTAATGCTGCTGCCATGTGCGCTAAGGCGGGGGTGCCCATTCCTGAGAGTCTTCGGCCGAAAGCCATtctccagctccctctgcccactccatctcctgctccactctCCTTACCTCTACCTTTACCTCTCCCAATGGGCATGGGGATGCCCAACATGCCGAATATGCCCAACATGGGTCCAATGGGGATACCCAATATTCCAGGAATGCCCAGCATGTCAAACATCACCATGAGTGCTGCTATGGCAAGTATGACAGCAGCTACTATGACAGCTGCCTTGACCAACATGGGTGCCCTGGCGGCCATGCCTCCCCTTGCCCCACTTCCTACCATCACCAACAAGCCTCCCCCGTGCCTCGCGCCCCCAACACCAACCCTCAACCTGGACCACATTGAGGAAGCAAAGCGAAAGGTCACTCAGCAAGCTAACATACACACCATCAAGGAGCTTACAGAG aAGTGTAAGATGATTGCAAATAGCAAGGAGGAGATGGCCATTGCAAAGCCCCATGTCTCAGATGATGAAAGCTAA